A stretch of the Papaver somniferum cultivar HN1 chromosome 6, ASM357369v1, whole genome shotgun sequence genome encodes the following:
- the LOC113289178 gene encoding uncharacterized protein LOC113289178, translating to MAHNKLHLVLSYMVTLAVVTLQVTRAVQYEVTNSVPGTAGGNRFDNEIGVDYSKQTLESATTFIWRIFGQSTEADRKSIQTIKMFVRPVNPVAYASGNEIHVNSDYIARYPGDVKREITGVLYHEATHIWQWSVNANGGLIEGIADFVRLKANYAPSHWVKPGAGDRWDQGYDVTAHFLDYCNSLSNGFVAELNKKMRTNYSDNFFFELLGKTVDQLWSDYKAKYAQ from the coding sequence ATGGCTCACAACAAGTTGCACCTGGTACTATCCTATATGGTAACACTTGCCGTAGTTACTTTACAAGTAACTCGAGCAGTCCAGTACGAGGTAACTAACAGTGTACCCGGAACGGCCGGAGGCAACCGTTTTGACAATGAAATTGGTGTTGACTACAGCAAACAAACATTAGAATCAGCTACAACATTCATTTGGAGAATCTTTGGACAATCCACTGAAGCAGACAGGAAATCTATACAAACCATAAAAATGTTTGTGAGGCCGGTAAACCCTGTTGCATATGCTAGCGGCAATGAGATTCATGTGAATTCGGATTATATTGCTCGTTATCCAGGTGATGTCAAGAGAGAAATCACCGGGGTACTATACCATGAAGCCACTCACATATGGCAATGGAGTGTTAATGCAAACGGAGGTTTGATTGAAGGGATTGCTGATTTCGTTAGGCTAAAAGCCAACTACGCACCATCTCATTGGGTGAAACCAGGTGCTGGTGACAGATGGGATCAGGGTTATGATGTGACGGCCCATTTCTTGGACTACTGTAACAGTCTTagtaatgggtttgttgcagAACTGAATAAGAAGATGAGGACTAATTATAGCGAcaattttttctttgaattgcTTGGGAAAACAGTTGACCAACTCTGGAGTGATTACAAGGCAAAGTACGCCCAGTAA
- the LOC113291444 gene encoding uncharacterized protein LOC113291444 produces the protein MAYQNLIYMFLSSLVLISVTSTEKTCALEFVVSNETVGTPGGTKFDTEVGAEYCRQTLEKATNFIWQIFGQSNEADRKNVQSISMSVKPFDGVASHTGDEIQVSADYISSFSFGDIKTEITGIIYHELTHVWQWDGTPGPRAPQDLLEGIADHVRLKANLPGPYWAKRGSGNRWGERSDITAYFLDHCDSLKSGFVGELNKKMKTGYNESYFNELLGKSATELFADYKAKFHS, from the coding sequence ATGGCCTATCAAAATCTGATATACATGTTTCTATCTTCTCTAGTATTAATCTCAGTTACAAGCACGGAGAAAACTTGTGCACTGGAATTTGTTGTGAGCAACGAAACGGTAGGAACACCAGGTGGAACAAAGTTTGATACAGAAGTTGGTGCTGAATACTGTCGTCAGACACTTGAAAAGGCTACGAATTTCATTTGGCAAATCTTTGGCCAATCCAATGAAGCCGATAGGAAAAACGTTCAGAGTATTAGCATGTCAGTGAAACCGTTTGATGGTGTGGCATCCCACACTGGTGACGAGATTCAAGTGAGTGCAGATTACATCAGTAGTTTCTCTTTCGGAGATATAAAAACTGAGATCACTGGAATAATCTACCATGAACTTACGCATGTCTGGCAGTGGGATGGGACTCCAGGACCACGAGCACCACAGGACTTACTCGAAGGAATTGCTGACCATGTTAGGTTGAAGGCAAACCTTCCAGGACCCTACTGGGCAAAACGTGGTAGTGGTAATCGTTGGGGTGAACGGTCTGACATAACTGCATACTTTCTTGATCACTGCGACAGTCTTAAAAGTGGTTTTGTAGGGGAACTCAATAAAAAGATGAAAACTGGTTATAACGAAAGCTACTTTAACGAATTACTGGGGAAATCCGCCACTGAACTATTTGCAGACTACAAGGCTAAGTTTCATTCTTGA
- the LOC113289177 gene encoding uncharacterized protein LOC113289177, which yields MAHYKMHLFLACLVILASVTLQVTQAAVQYEVTNNATGTPGGDRFTREIGVDYSKQTLASASSFIWRIFGQTTEADRKNVQSIKMFVRPISPVAYATSTNEIHVNSDYIARYSGDVKTEITGVLYHEATHIWQWSVNANGGLIEGIADFVRLKANYAPSHWVKPGAGNRWDQGYDVTARFLDYCNSLRSGFVADLNKKMRTGYSDNYFFELLGKTVDQLWSDYKAKYPQ from the coding sequence ATGGCGCATTACAAGATGCACTTGTTTCTAGCTTGTCTGGTAATACTTGCCTCGGTTACTTTGCAAGTAACTCAAGCAGCAGTCCAATATGAAGTAACTAACAATGCAACCGGAACCCCAGGAGGTGACCGGTTCACTAGGGAGATAGGTGTCGACTACAGCAAACAAACTTTAGCATCAGCTTCATCGTTCATTTGGAGAATATTTGGACAAACCACTGAAGCAGACAGAAAAAATGTACAAAGTATTAAAATGTTTGTGAGACCGATAAGCCCTGTTGCTTATGCTACTAGCACTAATGAGATTCATGTGAATTCGGATTATATTGCTCGTTATTCAGGTGATGTCAAAACGGAGATCACCGGGGTACTATACCATGAAGCCACTCACATATGGCAATGGAGCGTAAATGCAAACGGAGGTTTGATTGAAGGGATTGCGGATTTTGTTAGGTTGAAAGCTAACTATGCACCATCACATTGGGTGAAACCGGGTGCGGGTAACAGATGGGATCAGGGTTATGATGTTACGGCTCGTTTCTTGGACTACTGTAACAGTCTTAGGAGTGGGTTTGTTGCAGATTTGAATAAGAAGATGAGGACTGGTTATAGTGATAACTACTTCTTTGAATTGCTCGGGAAAACTGTTGATCAACTTTGGAGTGATTATAAAGCAAAGTACCCCCAATAA
- the LOC113289176 gene encoding methylthioribose kinase 1-like, translating into MAAEGFRALNGNTLVEYIKATPSLCSQLGNLENLQIKEVGDGNLNFVYIVTTSSGSLVIKQALPYIRCIGESWPMSKERAYFEAITLQEHGRWCPKHVPEVYHFDRAMSLIGMRYLAPPHIILRKGLIAGIEYPLLAEDMAEYMSRTLFHTSLLYNTTTVHRQEVAKYCGNLELCRLTEQVVFSDPYKESEYNRCTSPYLDNDALAVREDDELKLEVAELKAKFCEQAQALIHGDLHTGSVMATHDSTQVIDPEFAVYGPMGFDIGAFLGNLILAYFSQDGHADAANDRKAYKLWILKTIEDTWILFEKKFTSLWVENKDGLGEAYLSAIYKDTVFSRAQEKYMKALFHDSLGFGAAKMIRRIVGVAHVEDFESIQDASVRAGCERRALDFAKKLLKKRRGFQSISEVVLAIKKVPS; encoded by the exons ATGGCAGCAGAAGGGTTTAGGGCTTTAAATGGAAACACTTTAGTGGAATACATAAAAGCTACACCATCTCTTTGTTCCCAACTTGGAAACCTTGAGAATTTACAAATCAAAGAAGTTGGTGATGGAAATCTCAATTTTGTGTATATCGTTACTACTTCTTCTGGTTCACTAGTAATCAAACAG GCACTTCCATATATTCGTTGCATAGGAGAATCATGGCCAATGTCAAAAGAGAGGGCTTATTTCGAGGCTATAACTTTACAAGAGCATGGTCGTTGGTGCCCTAAACATGTTCCAGAGGTTTATCATTTTGATCGTGCTATGTCCTTGATTGGTATGCGTTATTTGGCGCCTCCCCATATCATTTTGCGGAAAGGGTTGATTGCTGGAATTGAGTATCCACTGCTTGCTGAGGATATGGCAGAATATATGTCAAGAACTCTATTCCATACATCCCTTTTGTACAATACTACTACGGTGCACAGACAAGAAG TGGCTAAATACTGTGGAAATTTGGAGTTGTGTAGGCTCACTGAGCAAGTTGTTTTCTCCGACCCTTACAAAGAGTCTGAATACAACCGCTGTACTTCTCCTTATCTCGATAATGATGCTCTCGCTGTGCGGGAGGATGATGAATTGAAGCTTGAAGTTGCTGAGCTGAAAGCGAA GTTCTGTGAACAAGCACAAGCCTTAATACATGGAGATCTCCACACTGGTTCTGTCATGGCGACTCATGATTCCACTCAGGTTATAGATCCGGAATTTGCAGTTTATGGACCAATGGGATTTGACATTGGAGCCTTCCTTGGAAACTTGATTTTGGCTTACTTTTCACAAGATGGACATGCTGATGCGGCCAATGATCGCAAG GCATATAAACTGTGGATCTTGAAGACGATAGAAGACACTTGGATACTTTTTGAAAAGAAGTTCACGTCACTTTGGGTTGAAAACAAGGATGGGTTAGGTGAGGCATATCTTTCAGCTATATATAAAGATACGGTCTTCTCTCGTGCTCAGGAAAAATACATGAAAGCTTTGTTTCACGATAGTCTTGGATTTGGTGCTGCCAAAATGATAAG GAGAATCGTGGGTGTTGCACACGTGGAGGATTTTGAATCAATTCAAGATGCTAGCGTACGGGCAGGCTGTGAGCGTCGAGCTCTTGACTTTGCAAAGAAGCTTTTAAAGAAAAGGCGTGGATTCCAGAGTATTAGTGAAGTTGTTTTGGCCATTAAGAAAGTTCCTTCATGA